One genomic segment of Cellulophaga sp. HaHaR_3_176 includes these proteins:
- a CDS encoding BCCT family transporter, producing the protein MKTKNPLLIAPVTVLLSLSLFALIKTKETYDAIDAASLWVRTYFGYFYLYLGLGCVLFLLIIAFSNLGKIRLGKKNEKPEHSLWSWLTMLYSAGMGSGILLRAVQEPVFMQQNPPYESDLSANTLALEYTFYQWGFTAWAFYGLFAMVIGYHMFVKKKKTAISNTVDNIIPNKIALKSIDVLTILTTIFGLIAAVGLGTTQISGGINHLFNENFGVTSSLTLAIVITIIAGISAWQGVNKGIKIISKLNILIALALLFYIFFMSDIKAILSQFLNSSYNYIIDFVPMSLSIGNYNPGMAFLSDWTFYYWAFWLAWAPFTGIFIARISKGRTLRQILLGVLIIPSLGTFFWFSVFGTSAFQLIENWGAYNNEFGNVFSSIFVFFGSYPMATLLNTTTLFLLVSFLVTSVDSAVFVLSMFTDNGNKNPSKKHRILWSSIILIASCALIFLGDVKPEVDVLTAVQKLLIITSLPFAIFILVMIVAFLKETVKK; encoded by the coding sequence TTGAAAACAAAAAACCCACTTTTAATTGCACCAGTTACGGTATTACTCTCGCTATCGTTATTTGCACTTATAAAAACCAAAGAAACGTATGATGCTATAGATGCAGCATCTTTATGGGTAAGAACTTATTTCGGATATTTTTATCTATACCTAGGCTTAGGCTGTGTTCTATTTTTACTCATTATAGCTTTTTCGAATTTAGGAAAAATAAGGCTTGGTAAAAAAAATGAAAAACCAGAACATTCACTTTGGTCATGGCTTACTATGCTTTACAGTGCAGGTATGGGGTCTGGTATTTTATTAAGAGCAGTACAAGAACCTGTTTTTATGCAACAAAACCCTCCTTATGAGTCTGACCTGAGTGCCAATACACTAGCTCTTGAGTATACATTTTATCAATGGGGTTTTACGGCTTGGGCTTTTTATGGCTTATTTGCAATGGTTATCGGCTACCATATGTTTGTAAAAAAGAAGAAAACTGCCATCAGCAATACTGTTGACAATATAATACCAAATAAAATAGCATTAAAAAGTATTGATGTACTAACTATATTAACTACAATTTTCGGACTTATTGCTGCTGTTGGTTTAGGCACAACACAAATAAGCGGAGGCATAAATCACCTTTTTAATGAAAACTTTGGAGTAACAAGCAGTCTAACTTTAGCTATTGTGATAACAATAATAGCTGGAATAAGTGCTTGGCAAGGAGTAAATAAAGGAATTAAAATAATATCTAAACTTAATATTTTAATTGCCTTAGCACTATTATTCTATATTTTTTTTATGAGTGATATAAAAGCTATTTTAAGTCAATTTTTAAATAGCAGTTATAATTATATTATAGACTTTGTTCCCATGAGTTTATCAATAGGGAACTACAACCCCGGAATGGCATTCTTATCTGACTGGACTTTTTACTATTGGGCCTTTTGGCTTGCCTGGGCTCCATTTACAGGCATATTTATCGCTAGAATATCAAAAGGAAGAACACTACGTCAAATATTGCTCGGTGTTCTCATAATACCTTCTTTAGGGACTTTCTTTTGGTTTTCTGTATTTGGAACATCTGCTTTTCAACTAATTGAAAATTGGGGTGCGTATAACAATGAATTTGGAAATGTATTCTCTTCTATTTTTGTTTTTTTCGGAAGTTACCCTATGGCTACGCTTTTAAACACAACAACCTTATTTTTATTGGTCAGCTTTTTAGTAACCTCTGTAGATTCTGCTGTTTTTGTTTTGAGTATGTTTACCGATAATGGCAATAAAAACCCTAGTAAAAAACATAGAATACTATGGTCTTCTATAATTCTTATTGCCTCTTGTGCTTTAATTTTTTTAGGTGACGTAAAACCCGAGGTTGATGTTTTAACAGCTGTTCAAAAACTGCTAATTATAACATCTTTACCTTTTGCAATTTTTATACTTGTTATGATTGTTGCCTTTTTAAAAGAAACTGTAAAAAAATAG
- the ctlX gene encoding citrulline utilization hydrolase CtlX, which produces MQVTNTILMIRPVGFRMNEQTAVNNYFQEDIDIKNTEINEKAQAEFDAFVSELKNKGVHVIVVDDTKSPDTPDSIFPNNWISFHENGTIGLYPMFAENRRNERREDIFQTLEENGFMIKDVVDYTAAEDEGYFLEGTGSILLDRLNNKAYCALSDRADEELFIEFCEDFDYFPVIFTANQSVDDKRMPIYHTNVMMALGETFSIICTDSIDNKKERKAVVDHLKNDGREVIRINEAQMHQFAGNMLQVLGADDKRYLVMSSSAFNSLNQGQITAIEKHCEIIHSSLETIETCGGGSARCMMAEVFLPKK; this is translated from the coding sequence ATGCAAGTAACAAATACCATTTTAATGATTAGGCCTGTTGGGTTTCGAATGAACGAACAAACGGCAGTGAATAATTATTTTCAAGAAGATATTGATATAAAAAACACTGAAATTAATGAAAAGGCTCAAGCTGAGTTTGATGCTTTTGTTTCAGAATTAAAAAATAAGGGAGTACATGTGATCGTTGTTGATGACACTAAAAGCCCTGATACACCAGATTCTATTTTTCCTAATAACTGGATTTCTTTTCATGAAAATGGTACAATTGGTTTATATCCAATGTTCGCAGAAAATAGAAGAAATGAGCGTAGAGAAGATATTTTTCAGACACTTGAGGAAAATGGATTTATGATAAAAGATGTTGTTGATTATACTGCAGCAGAAGACGAAGGTTATTTTTTAGAAGGTACAGGTAGTATTTTGTTAGATCGGTTAAACAATAAGGCTTATTGTGCATTATCGGATAGGGCGGATGAGGAATTGTTCATTGAGTTTTGTGAAGATTTTGATTACTTTCCTGTAATTTTTACAGCAAACCAATCTGTAGATGATAAGAGAATGCCAATTTATCATACCAATGTGATGATGGCTTTAGGAGAAACTTTTTCTATTATTTGTACAGATAGTATAGACAATAAAAAAGAACGTAAAGCTGTTGTTGATCATCTTAAAAATGATGGTAGAGAGGTGATTAGAATAAACGAAGCACAAATGCATCAATTTGCAGGAAACATGCTTCAGGTTTTAGGTGCTGATGATAAAAGATATTTAGTAATGAGTTCTTCTGCATTTAATAGTTTAAACCAAGGTCAAATTACAGCTATCGAAAAACATTGCGAAATTATACATAGCTCTTTAGAAACCATTGAAACTTGTGGTGGCGGTAGTGCGCGTTGTATGATGGCTGAAGTGTTTTTGCCGAAAAAATAG
- a CDS encoding dimethylarginine dimethylaminohydrolase family protein, whose protein sequence is MLELNVRDETSRLKTVILGTAKDCGPTPKPEDAYDPKSLEHILAGTYPKEEDMVVEMDAFCTVLEKYDVQVFRPAILKDCNQIFSRDIAFVIDDIFFKANILPDREEEFLAISNVIDQIDPKKVIHLPEEAHIEGGDVMPWNDHIFIGTYTAENYSHQITARTNKIAVDYIAKLFPNKKVKSFELRKSINAKENALHLDCCFQPVGKDKAILHKNGFLIEEEYQWLVNYFGKENVFEITGDEMYAMFSNVFSISEKVVVSEKSFTRLNNWLRSKGFIVEEIPYAEISKQEGLLRCSTMPLIRA, encoded by the coding sequence ATGCTTGAATTAAATGTTAGGGATGAAACTTCTAGGTTGAAAACTGTTATATTAGGAACAGCAAAAGACTGTGGACCAACACCAAAACCTGAAGATGCTTATGACCCTAAATCATTAGAACATATTCTAGCAGGAACGTATCCGAAGGAAGAAGACATGGTGGTAGAAATGGATGCTTTTTGTACTGTACTGGAAAAGTATGATGTTCAAGTTTTTAGGCCTGCTATTTTAAAAGATTGTAATCAAATTTTTTCAAGAGATATCGCTTTTGTTATTGATGATATTTTTTTTAAAGCAAATATACTTCCAGATAGAGAAGAAGAGTTTTTGGCAATTTCTAATGTTATTGATCAAATTGATCCTAAAAAAGTTATTCATTTACCAGAGGAGGCCCATATAGAGGGTGGAGATGTTATGCCTTGGAATGATCATATCTTTATTGGGACATATACAGCAGAAAATTATTCTCATCAAATTACAGCACGTACTAATAAAATAGCGGTAGATTATATTGCAAAATTATTTCCAAATAAAAAAGTGAAGTCTTTTGAATTAAGGAAATCAATAAATGCAAAAGAGAATGCATTGCATTTAGATTGTTGTTTTCAGCCAGTAGGTAAAGACAAAGCTATTTTACATAAAAATGGTTTTTTAATAGAAGAAGAGTATCAGTGGTTGGTAAATTATTTTGGAAAAGAAAACGTATTTGAAATTACAGGTGATGAAATGTATGCTATGTTTAGTAATGTTTTTTCAATTTCCGAAAAAGTAGTAGTTTCAGAGAAGAGTTTTACAAGATTAAACAATTGGTTAAGAAGTAAAGGCTTTATTGTTGAAGAAATACCATATGCAGAAATTTCAAAACAAGAAGGTTTGCTTCGCTGTAGTACAATGCCTTTAATTAGAGCTTAA
- a CDS encoding citrate synthase — MSEKATLEYNGKKYEFPVVKGTEEELAINIKTLRSASGLITIDPGFKNTGSCESAITFLDGEKGILRYRGYSIEELAEKADFLEVAYLLIFGELPNTKELEQFHADIKSESHVDEEMKKILDGFPKSAHPMGVLSSLTSALIAFNPTSVNVTSEKEMYWAIVRIMAKFPVLVAWTLRKKKGLPLDYGDDSLGYVENIHKMMFKKPNQDYTKNKVIIDALDKLLILHADHEQNCSTSTVRIVGSSHAGLFASLSAGISALWGPLHGGANQAVLEMLEAIEADGGDTKKYMAKAKDKEDPFRLMGFGHRVYKNFDPRAKIIKKAADEVLGDLGIEDPILEIARGLEKEALEDQYFVDRKLYPNVDFYSGIIYRALGIPTEMFTVMFALGRLPGWIAQWREMRLNGEPIGRPRQVYTGENLRSFVPVEKR; from the coding sequence ATGTCAGAAAAAGCTACATTAGAATACAATGGGAAAAAGTACGAATTTCCAGTTGTAAAAGGTACGGAAGAAGAATTAGCAATTAATATCAAAACACTAAGATCAGCTTCTGGTCTTATTACTATTGATCCAGGTTTTAAAAATACTGGTTCTTGTGAAAGTGCAATTACTTTCTTAGACGGTGAAAAAGGTATATTACGTTACAGAGGGTATTCAATTGAAGAATTAGCTGAAAAAGCAGATTTTTTAGAAGTTGCGTACTTACTTATATTTGGAGAACTTCCTAATACAAAAGAATTAGAGCAATTTCATGCTGATATAAAATCAGAATCTCATGTAGATGAAGAAATGAAAAAGATTTTGGACGGTTTCCCAAAATCAGCACATCCAATGGGTGTTTTATCTTCATTAACAAGTGCACTTATTGCATTTAATCCAACATCTGTTAATGTAACTTCAGAAAAAGAAATGTACTGGGCTATAGTTAGAATTATGGCTAAGTTCCCAGTTCTTGTTGCTTGGACTTTGAGAAAGAAAAAAGGATTGCCATTAGATTATGGAGATGACTCTTTAGGTTATGTAGAGAATATTCATAAAATGATGTTCAAAAAACCAAATCAAGATTACACTAAAAACAAAGTAATTATTGATGCTTTAGATAAATTATTAATATTACATGCTGATCATGAACAAAACTGTTCTACTTCAACAGTACGTATCGTAGGTTCATCTCATGCAGGTTTATTTGCATCTTTATCAGCTGGTATATCTGCATTATGGGGTCCTCTTCATGGTGGAGCTAACCAAGCGGTTTTAGAAATGCTTGAAGCTATTGAAGCAGATGGTGGTGATACTAAAAAGTACATGGCTAAAGCTAAAGACAAAGAAGATCCTTTTAGATTAATGGGCTTTGGACATAGAGTTTACAAAAACTTCGATCCAAGAGCAAAAATTATCAAAAAAGCAGCTGATGAAGTTTTAGGAGATTTAGGAATCGAAGATCCTATTTTAGAAATCGCAAGAGGTTTAGAAAAAGAAGCCTTAGAAGATCAATATTTTGTTGATAGAAAATTATATCCAAATGTAGATTTTTATTCAGGTATTATTTACCGTGCATTAGGTATACCAACTGAAATGTTTACAGTAATGTTTGCTTTAGGTAGATTGCCGGGTTGGATAGCGCAATGGAGAGAAATGAGATTGAATGGAGAGCCTATTGGTCGTCCAAGACAAGTCTATACAGGTGAAAACTTAAGATCTTTTGTTCCCGTAGAAAAAAGATAA
- a CDS encoding glycogen synthase: MNNFLFVAAENDAIPKCKAGGMGDVVRDVPRQISERGDSTHVVVPAYSRLHKDGEFLMFLNFRLRNINYTAELYKVSPKKEFDNITHYVIHHPEIEPGDIAHIYHNDPREPFYTDAIKYFIFCTAVGEAVNQNAFGDLDIIHLHDWHSSLLLYLRAYHPDFSILKRMRFVYSIHNLAIQGIRPFENNYSSLRNWFPEVHLDYDSLKDYRYQDCINLMAVGIRFADAVHTVSPSYKDDILQSSNPPEFIGGEGLEDDLRKADNEGRLFGILNGSNYKNIRVASKKNIYKNIVKAIFVWLQEESKKYKADFLAHTGEKVSDFLWNPPSFICSSVARLTEQKFYFFSRSPHALICILKKLEEVNGVFVLLGTGAPEYEELLRKVSYEHKNFIFINGQSEDVIDSIYLETDLYFMPSLFEPCGISQMLAMRNGNPCLVHHTGGLKDTVEHMKTGFSFDGNTYDEKIDNMVNSFDNILEIFKNDKTTWKKLQLNAKKMRFTWEKSVDAYYKQLYSITM; encoded by the coding sequence ATGAATAATTTTCTTTTTGTGGCTGCGGAAAATGATGCAATACCTAAGTGTAAAGCTGGTGGTATGGGTGATGTAGTTAGAGATGTTCCTAGGCAAATTTCAGAAAGAGGAGATTCTACTCACGTTGTTGTTCCTGCATACTCTAGGCTGCATAAAGATGGAGAGTTTCTTATGTTTCTTAACTTTAGACTGAGAAATATAAATTATACAGCAGAGCTATATAAAGTATCTCCTAAAAAAGAGTTTGATAATATAACACATTATGTAATTCATCATCCTGAAATAGAACCAGGTGATATTGCACATATTTATCATAACGACCCAAGAGAACCATTTTATACAGATGCAATTAAGTATTTTATATTTTGTACTGCTGTAGGAGAGGCCGTTAATCAAAATGCATTTGGAGATTTGGATATTATTCATTTACATGATTGGCATTCAAGTTTATTACTTTATTTAAGAGCTTATCATCCTGATTTTTCAATATTAAAAAGAATGCGTTTTGTTTATAGTATTCATAATTTGGCAATTCAAGGCATTCGTCCTTTTGAAAACAACTACTCATCTCTAAGAAACTGGTTTCCTGAAGTTCATTTAGATTATGATTCTTTAAAAGACTACAGATATCAAGATTGTATTAATTTGATGGCTGTAGGTATTCGTTTTGCAGATGCAGTACATACAGTTTCGCCATCGTATAAAGATGATATTTTACAAAGTAGTAATCCTCCTGAGTTTATTGGAGGAGAAGGTTTAGAGGATGATTTAAGAAAAGCAGACAATGAAGGACGTTTATTCGGAATTTTAAACGGTAGTAATTATAAAAATATACGTGTAGCTAGTAAAAAAAATATCTACAAAAATATTGTCAAAGCTATTTTTGTATGGCTGCAAGAGGAGTCTAAAAAATATAAAGCAGATTTTTTAGCACATACAGGCGAGAAAGTATCTGATTTCTTATGGAATCCTCCAAGTTTTATATGTTCGAGTGTGGCAAGATTGACTGAGCAAAAATTTTATTTCTTTTCTCGTTCTCCGCATGCTTTAATATGTATATTAAAAAAATTGGAGGAAGTAAATGGAGTTTTTGTTCTTTTAGGTACAGGAGCACCAGAATATGAAGAGTTGTTAAGAAAGGTGAGTTATGAGCATAAAAATTTTATATTTATTAATGGTCAATCTGAAGATGTTATAGACTCTATTTATTTAGAAACAGATCTCTATTTTATGCCAAGTCTTTTTGAGCCTTGTGGAATAAGTCAAATGTTAGCAATGAGAAATGGTAACCCCTGCTTGGTTCATCATACAGGAGGTTTGAAAGATACGGTAGAACATATGAAAACAGGATTTAGTTTCGATGGAAATACCTATGATGAGAAAATAGATAATATGGTAAATTCTTTCGATAACATATTAGAAATCTTTAAAAACGATAAAACCACATGGAAAAAATTGCAATTAAATGCTAAAAAAATGAGGTTTACTTGGGAGAAATCTGTTGATGCTTACTATAAGCAACTTTATTCTATAACGATGTAG
- the eno gene encoding phosphopyruvate hydratase — MSIIINIHARQILDSRGNPTVEVDVITENGVMGRAAVPSGASTGEHEAVELRDGGKAFMGKGVTKAVANVNTDIAEEIIGMSVFEQNLIDQTMIELDATPNKSKLGANAILGVSLAVAKAAAEELGMPLYRYIGGVSANTLPVPMMNIINGGSHSDAPIAFQEFMVMPVKAKTFSHAMQMGTEIFHHLKKVLHDRGLSTAVGDEGGFAPNLAGGTEDALDTIAKAVDNAGYKLGDDVMIALDCAAAEFYVNGKYDYTKFEGDKGQIRTSEEQAQYLADLSAKYPIISIEDGMDENDWDGWKSLTEKVGDKVQLVGDDLFVTNVERLSRGIENGIANSILIKVNQIGTLTETISAVNMAKNAGYTSVMSHRSGETEDNTIADLAVALNTGQIKTGSASRSDRMAKYNQLLRIEEELGSMAYYPQEKAFKIK, encoded by the coding sequence ATGAGTATCATTATTAACATTCATGCAAGACAGATTTTAGATTCAAGAGGTAACCCTACTGTAGAGGTAGATGTGATTACTGAAAATGGAGTAATGGGAAGAGCTGCGGTTCCTTCTGGTGCTTCTACAGGTGAGCATGAGGCTGTTGAACTTCGTGATGGGGGGAAAGCTTTTATGGGTAAAGGTGTAACAAAAGCTGTTGCTAATGTTAATACAGACATCGCTGAAGAAATTATTGGTATGTCTGTTTTTGAGCAAAATCTTATCGATCAAACGATGATTGAATTAGATGCAACTCCAAACAAATCTAAATTAGGTGCTAATGCAATTTTAGGTGTTTCTTTAGCGGTAGCAAAAGCTGCAGCTGAAGAGTTAGGAATGCCTTTATATAGATATATTGGTGGTGTAAGCGCAAACACTTTGCCAGTGCCAATGATGAATATTATTAATGGAGGTTCGCATTCTGATGCTCCTATTGCTTTTCAAGAATTTATGGTTATGCCAGTTAAGGCAAAAACTTTTTCTCATGCAATGCAAATGGGTACTGAAATTTTTCATCACCTTAAAAAAGTATTACATGATAGAGGTTTGAGTACAGCAGTTGGTGATGAAGGTGGTTTTGCTCCAAATTTAGCTGGTGGTACTGAAGATGCTCTTGATACAATTGCAAAAGCGGTAGATAATGCAGGTTATAAATTAGGTGACGATGTTATGATCGCTTTAGATTGTGCTGCAGCGGAGTTTTATGTAAACGGTAAATACGATTATACAAAATTTGAAGGTGATAAAGGACAAATCAGAACATCTGAAGAGCAAGCTCAGTACTTAGCCGATTTATCTGCTAAATATCCTATTATTTCTATTGAAGATGGTATGGATGAAAATGACTGGGATGGATGGAAATCTTTAACAGAAAAAGTAGGTGATAAGGTTCAATTAGTTGGGGATGATTTATTTGTTACTAATGTAGAGCGTTTGTCTAGAGGTATTGAAAATGGAATTGCAAATTCTATTTTAATAAAAGTAAATCAAATTGGTACTTTAACAGAAACAATATCAGCTGTTAATATGGCTAAAAATGCAGGTTATACATCTGTAATGTCTCACCGTTCTGGAGAAACTGAAGATAATACAATTGCTGATTTAGCAGTTGCTTTGAATACTGGTCAAATTAAAACTGGTTCTGCTTCAAGATCAGATAGAATGGCAAAATATAACCAATTATTAAGAATTGAAGAAGAATTGGGTAGTATGGCATATTATCCTCAAGAAAAAGCTTTTAAAATAAAGTAA